TTTGTAAAACTCTATTCCCctcttaattaatagatgaggcaaatcttttgcttcCGTTTCAAAAATAATATATTTGTTGTTTTCTTTATGTTCGGTCGCAAAGAAGATGCCCGCTCGCTCGtaagtttttcttgttttttctgtCCGTCTCTTTGTTCGTCGAACTGGGCcggttttcaaatttttttcttttcAATCTTTTAAtagttttctttggtttttaatttttttttttcttcagtttctTTGCTTAGAGCGCGCCAAAGTGACCCTCGGTTAGTAGCTTCCGAGACATAGGCGCGCCCAAGTCCTATACAGCGCTTGAGATGCCAGTTTGTCGCAGTAGCACCTTAAGCCGCTCGTATGGGCCAGCCCACCTAGCCACTAGCTGTTGTTTTTTCGCTTGGTTTCATTTGAGTTGACTAGTTGACCATGATTGTCGGAAATAAAAATTTAGCTAATTCTGAAAAATTGCAAATTTGAATTAGTTTTCCAAATTTTTTGAGAAGTTTGCGAATCTAAAAAAATCGCCAATCTTGTAAAAACGTTATAGAATTTCAAATGCcatgcattcaaaaaatgttcacagagTTGAATAAAGTTCGCACATTTGAAAGAGTTCATGGAATTGGAAAAAAGCAAGCAttagaaaaagttcacaaaaaaattaataagaaaaatctACAAACCCAAACAAAAACCGAAGAAAACCCACAGCCCATAAGACCCGAGGGAACCGATGGGGGAGATTATATGGGCCAACGCGCGGGGTGGGGGTTGCTCCCCATACCAATAAGCCCTTATTAAGCGCCGGAGCTATATCTCGCGAGATGGACTGATCACTCGCGCGCAACATCTATGGTAACCGGCCAGCCCATTAACTTTCTCttaaaagaaagagaagaagggAACAACCGCACGAGCAGGGATTATCCCTGGTCACCTGGTCCATTTCCAGCATTTTTAGCCACTACGCTCGACATGGGATCTTGATGAAGCACAGCGGCATGCTCTACTTGAGGCAGAATAAGCCAATTAACACTGGTTTTTCTGTGATAATTTCCTTTGTTTTTcaccattttttattttttttgttttattttttttgttttattttttttcttctccatattTTTTGTTTTCTCATTTGTTTCTTTGGTTTCAATGCTATTTTTgtcttcttttgtttcttttctttttgcttcccctgttttttgttttgtttccattctttttttattctttctgTATTTGTTTCTTcggttttatttttcattttcgtttttctttggtttattatgtttctttttggtttgcattttttcttgttttcttagtttctttttttcattctacattttgtaTATGTAAACAACATCTTTCTAATATATGTTGAATATTTGTCTAATAAAATTTTAAGATATTTTTAATccatggtcaacatttttatacacatttataatatttttcaaatgcttgattaacatttttttaaacatggtcaacatttttcctatacaaacttttaatattttttcaaatgcttggttgacatttttcaaatacaagattaacaatttttaatacatgttcaacattttttatatgCATATTTAGCACTTTTTCAAATGATTGACTAATAATTTTCTAAATGCAAGATTAACAATTTTTTGAACACATAGtcaaacattttttatacacatttaacattttccaaatacttgattaacattttttatatacattaccaataatttattttaatttttttaatacatggtcaatattttttatatatacatctaaattttttaaatgcttgattaacatttttatatacatgataaaaattcatcattttttaatacatgttcatcattttttctACACACATTTAACGAATTTCACATGCTtgatcaatatttttcaaatacttgttcaaaaaaatttaaattcttgattaacattttttaaatacataatcaattttttaatacatttttcatatacaggataaacattttctctatacacattaaacatttttcaaatgtttgatcaacatttttcaaatgtttttatagagttttttttaatatagatatatttagaatattttaaagtataaaaaaGCTAAAAACGAAACTGAAAGcatagaaaaacaaaaaagaagaaggttGTGGCCTTCCACGCTCTTGGGCCGGCCCATCTCGGTCTCCCCTTCAGCGATGGTTCCTACTCCCTCGCTGAAGGTGAGGGATAGGGACACCCCTTATTAAGAGCCAAATAGGAATTGGCGTTTTTAGAACCACAAGCTCATAACCCACATAGGATGAGCGGGGGAGTTTCCTGGATATTTTTACTTGAATTTGTAGCCTATACAATGGCCTATGGGTTGCAATTATGATATCGGGCCGGAGAGAATCAACAAGGCTTCTGCTATGTTAGATTTATGTACTTGGCTCTAGAAACAAATTTTGCACTTGAGCCGACGCTAAAGGCAAAACACATAGTCAAACAAAAATATTGTGCATATACTGTTTTTTTCGAAACCATATGACTACCCAATGTATTTCCATTAAAGAAACAGCCACATACTGCAAAGTTCATGGCATCAAGGCGGAGAAAAAGAAGAGGGTAAAACCCTAAGCAACTATAAGCATCAAAAGACGAGGTCATCAGTAATCCACCACACATATTACACAAAAGTTGAATTGAAGTAAAAGCAAAGTGAAGCTGAAGGAACACATTTTCAGATGCAGTCCTATTCTCAATTGGCGCACATCCATGTTTGTGAGCAACAAATATATTGAATCACCATCTTTTAGATCTTTTCATCTGCATTCCTTCGGCAGCATCGCCCAAGTTGATGTAACTACACATTGTGAAAACCACATTGGTAGGATCATAAGGGGTCCCTTGTTGGAAATAAACAGCATTACGTGTCTTCCCCATTATCCACACTAAACCCACTGCCCTACAAAACAGCAACAAGTGTTCCTTCACTGGGAACGTAGAGATCCCACCTTCAAAAAGATCATATGTATCAGTAGGGGGTCTCTAGAGATTCAGAGCAGACAACACCACTTGATAGATAAATCTTGCTAAAGAACATCTAAATAAAAGGTGATCACAGTTTCATCCTGAGTGCAAAAATGACATTGGCTATTTCCTGTGCGCCCCCTCCGAATAAAATTATCCTTTGTCAGTGTGATATTCTTCAACGGCAACCAAAGGAAATTCTTGATCTTCACATGCACTTTGATTTTCCACGGGTTTTTTTTCAATGAACAACTGCCAACGCCATGAGCTATAAATACAAAGATCTAACGGAAAATTGCAGTCATTCAACTTCCATTTGACCCTATCTCTAGCCTCCCTCAATCATATATTAACCAACCTATCCTGCAATTACTGCCATTGCAAAGCGGTCTCTCCATGCAATGTTCTCctgagcatggttaataatatagctaaGAGCCGGCTATATGGGGTTACCATATCATTTATAGTCAACCTAATAGccatactactccctcctttccggtttataaggcttatctcaaaattttagtttttccattttataaggctcaatttggttgttccccatcacatgttcagattccaaggtgcattaaatcattgcacgcaagtattaagagaaaattgaccaatgcatgcactttatgcatacatgcattgcaattaatacattggtaaacatcatttttttgagaaaaacaagagcattaattgggtgcttttgcaaactacaaaaaatattccaccactcaccatctaccttgattggtgagatttttgaattgagccctataaaccgaaaaggagggagtactatgcacAACCATTAATACATGGCTCACATCTTTCTCTCACAAATGTTATTTGGGCTCGTGCTACAACCTGTTGTGAGCTTGTAGCCCGCTTCTCTTctttctcctctcctctcttctccAACTAGGCACAAATCTGACATGGCGGCTCTTATAGTCCGCCTACGTCACTCTATCGTACTTGCTCACTCTATCTAAACCAGATGGCATGATGTGTTTAACTGTCTTCTACTTGAGAAGGTAATATTGTACAGTCTAGGAAATTGAGAATACTTTCTTTTCTTCGAAAAGGAGATTGAACATACTCCcttcgtatcaaaatataagacgttttgtagGCTAGTTTAGCACACAAAACATCTTACATTTTGGTACAGAGATAACATGACAACATATATATGTATGAGTTTATTTTGATGATGAAGCTCGACTGATCCCTACGTTGAGGGGACGAAAATAAGTGGTGAACAATGCCTGTCAAATAGGAGAAGCAAGCTAGCGGCCATTGTTTTTTTCGAGAACACCTCGAGAGGGGCAGGGGTTCCTGCATTTCATTAAAAAGAAGAGAGTTGGTCCAGTTTAGAAGGAAAATCGGATCCGAAAATCTAATATTCTTGCCTAATCAGGGAAAACCGAATGAAACCCAAAAGAAAGAGAAAAGTAAACGAGAAAAAAGAGGCACAGGAACTTGGGATAGGGAAAGACAAATGCTAGCGGCCATTGTTGCATGGCGGGACTACTAGTACTAATCAAGGATAATTGGAAGAACCAAACATAGCCTCCACAAACGTCTCCGGGCCCTTCTTTCCCTGGAATTTAGCCGTGCCCAAATAAACCCTCCTCCCCCACTTGCCCTCCGCCCCCTTTCTCCAATCCTCTCTGCCATGTCCGGTGTAAggcagagagcgagagagaggaaacGAAGCAGCAAATAAAGGAGAAAAGGCTTgttgcagcagcaacaacaacagcataAGGGGGGCAATAAACCGGTCGACCGACCATGTCGTCGGGGTCGGCGTTTGGCGACTTCGGCCCGCTCACCGAGCGCCGCAAAGCCGAGAAGGCGCGGCAGGTGAAAAAGCGCATCATGATCGCCGTAGGGACCATCGCCATTATACTCATTGTTTGCGGCATCGTCGTCACGTTGAACGGGAAGCAGAAGGAAGAAAAAGACGGGTCATCCAGCGAGAAGGGCTCCTCGGGGaagtccggtggcggcggcggcgacgacgggggaGGAGACCTCAAGGCCGTGAAGAAGACCATCACGATGATGTGCAAGCAGGTGGACTACCAGGGCGTGTGCGAGGAGAGCCTGACGAGGTGCGCGAAAGCGAACGAGTCATCGCCCCTGGGCGTCCTCCGCTTGGCCGTGAGGGTGATCGGCGAAGCGTTGACGGAGGCGTTCGACCGCGCAGAACTGATCCTGACCAACGACCTCCTCGTGAAGGGCGCCATTGCCGACTGCAAGGAGTTCTTCGGGTACGCCAAGGAGGAGCTCAACCGCACGCTCGCTGGCATGGATGCCAGTGACAGCATCACCAAGCAGGGGTACCAATTGAGCATCTGGCTGAGCGCGGTGATCACGCACCAGGAGACGTGCATCGACGGCTTCCCCGACGGGGAGTTCAAGGACAAGGTGAAGTTGTCGTTCCTCAAGGGGAAGGAGCTGACCAGTAACGCGCTGGCGTTCATCGAGAAGGCGGCGACGTTCCTCGCCGGCCTCAAGCTCCCGCAACGCCGGCTGCTCGTCGAGGAGGAGggagcggcgccacggcgagccGAGCCGGCGCTAGGGGAGGATGGCATCCCGGAGTGGGTGCCCGAAAGCGAGCGGAGGGTTCTCAAGGGCGGCGGGTTCAAGGCCGAGGTCAAGCCGAACGTGGTGGTGGCCAAGGACGGCAGCGGCCAGTTTAAGACCATCAATGAGGCGCTCATTGCCATGCCAAAGAAATATGATGAAAGGTACGtacatatacatgcatgcatgtccgTCTGAAAACAACGTTCATCTAGATGTATGAACTCGTTTCGTGCATCCTAGATATGTCATCCAACTGAAGGCGGGTGTGTACGACGAGTATGTTACGATCACAAGCCAGATGCCGAACGTGACCTTGACCGGCGACGGTTCCAAGACGACGATCATCACCGGCAAAAAGAACTTCGTGGACGGGATCACGACCTTCAAGTCGGCAACCTTCAGTAAGAGACGCGGCCGTCACTCAGCGCCCACTTGTTCACTAATTCGTTGTCGACGGGCACGTACACGTTGCTGACTAATCGTTTGTGTAGCCGCGCAAGGCGACGGGTTCATGGCGATCGGGGTGGGGTTCGAGAACACGGCGGGCGCGGCGAAGCACCAGGCGGTGGCGCTGCTGGTGCTGGCGGACAAGTCCATCTTCCTCAACTGCAAGATGGACGGGTTCCAGGACACGCTGTACGCGCACTCCAAGGCGCAGTTCTACCGCAACTGCGACATCTCCGGCACCATTGACTTCATCTTCGGCGACGCGGCGGCCGTGTTCCAGAACTGCGTCATCACGCTCCGCCGCCCGTTGGACAACCAGCAGAACATCGTCGCGGCGCATGGCCGCGCCGACGCCCGGGAGGCCACGGGGTTCGTGCTGCAGAAGTGCCAGATCGTCGGCGAGCCCGCGCTCACGGCGCCCGGCCGCCCGCCCATCAAGAACTACCTCGCCCGCCCGTGGCGCGAGTGCTCGCGCACCATTTTCATGGAATCGGACCTCCCGGCGCTCATCGACAGGGCCGGGTACCTGCCGTGGAACGGCGAGTTCGGGCTCAAGACGCTCTACTACGCCGAGTACGGCAACACGGGGCCGGGCGCCGACACGGTGGGGCGCGTCAACTGGGTAGGGTACAAGAAGGTGATCAGCAAGGACGAAGCTAACAAGTTCACCCTGGGGAACTTCATCCACCCCCAGCCGTGGATCGACCCGACCGGCACGCCGGTCAAGTACGACTTCTTCGGATGAGGGGGGTTGCGAGCGCGCATGCCGTAGCCCGTTGGGTATCCATCGGAAATGGGAGGGGGCAGCGGCCGGGTGCATGCATCCTGAGTTGTTTGTCaccgtgcatgcatgcacgatCGAGTGGAGCGCATGCGGGCGAGCTTTGTTTGTGGGAGATGTTTGAATCTGGCGATCTGCGCGCGCATGCATGCCTGTATAGTTTTACTTTGTGTTGGTATATACTGGCTGGTATACGCGTTTCTTGCACTTGCACATGTATTTCCCTGATTACGACCAAACTTTCGACAATGGTAGATTATGGATAAGGAAGATGATCACCACAAATTGACTTTTTCCCCCCAAAACCCTAAAGACCTCTGGCGATTAGGGCGACGGTGGCCTTGGCGGTGCCCGCGGATCCTATCAGCGGAGTGTGTCGATGACTAATCAGGAAGATGACTGCATCCCCCTATCGTGAAGAGTAACGCAACAACTACGCTCCTTCTCCGCGCTCGGCTAGGGTCATGGAGAAGGCGCTCGGAAAACTCAACATCTCGGAGGAAGAAGCGACGTTGGTGCTCCACCACAATGGTTGCTGGCGGACAAAGTTCTGCACTGGAATCTATTCCATAACAAAACGATCTCCAGTGCCTTGCGTCCAGCTTCGGGAAACCctggggacgggggggggggggggggggggggggctgtttaTCCATCCTCTTGGAGAAAACAAGTTCGTCGCTAAATTTAAGGCCAAACATGATCGTGGTCGTGTCTGGGAGGGATCGCCCTGGCATATCAGTAAGCATGCAGTGATCTTAGAAGATTTTGAGGCACACATGTAGCCATCAGAACTCATATTTGATAGGTTGTAGATATGGGGAAGGATGGTGAATCTACCATACAATCTGAAGAATGATGCATGGGGTTTGGCGATTGCGCAATAAATTGACAAGCACACAACCTTGGTGCATATCGATCTGGTGGGCGGGTTCTTGAGAGCACGAGTGACAACTGATGTAAAGAAACCCCTACACCGATAGATATTGATTGGTTCAGCCAAGAGGAATAAAAGAGATTGGTACAACATTGAATATGAACAGGTTCCACACTTTTGCTTCTCTTGTGGCTGCCTTGGGCAATTTGATTTGTTTTGCCCTGCGTCGGGAACAAGAGACGAGACCAGTGACCTACCGTTGAAGTCAAGTCTCGGGGCGTCTGAGGATTGTAAAAGGGCTAGCTCTGATGATAGCTCGACTAAAGAGAGGCAAGAAACTTAGAACAACACGAAAGAATTCGAGCATCAAGCGCTTGTCGGAGGGAAGGGAATGAGGCGACCTCCCCACTTAAGAGTAACACCCAGAACAAACGTAAGGGAGGTCTGCAGCTTAATCAGGTGTAACACCCGGTGAATGCTCAGTTAAAGCTACTCTTGATAGAGCCTTAGTGAATGCTCAGTTCTTGAGTTTCTTCGAGTTTGCAAGTGTGAAACACATCGGTAGTGATGGATCAGATCATTGTTGTGTGTTGGCTGAACTCCGGACTAGTGCAACAAACAAGTGGTCATGGACGGCTCATGCTTTCCGCTATGAGAATGTCTAGCATTCTAACGCATAGTTTGGAAATATTGTTCGTGATATGTGATACGGCCAGGACTAATGTGAGCGTTTCCAATGTTCTTGATACTTTTCCACAGGTCCATGGTTTAGAGGCCAGAGGTGTGTACGTAGCAAAATACATTAGATTTGAGGAGAACCACGAGCAGGTTATTTTTAtaaaatagacacgatgtgtttttcagggtagacacccgtatcaagttttagagggatttttagaaaacctctgtgttgcgatttctcttcgtggaaattgttttgcgcgtgagtaccttcgtcaAGATTGGTTTTCacgtgctgggccgcaaggttcaagCCCTCTACtacgtgtacatcgcgtgcgcgggcgagaggttgctactgctgatggtggagtgtcgtgaaagatcgggccgcaatAACAGATCGGATCTCGCCATCAAGGTTCGGTCTACGTCAATATGTGGCATGCGGAAGCTGGACAGGAGGGTCTGCAAGGAATTGTGAATGCCCTGGGAGACATCGAAAGAAATTTGGGATCTTGGGGGGCGATAGTTCGACAATTTATCAGAGGAAGTTTGCAAACTCCAGCAACGTCTTGATCTTCTCGGCGCTTCCTCAGTTGGCCGGGGACAACCGGAGAAGGAAAAACTACCCGAGACGTTGCGGGAGGAGGAAGTTTTGTCCAAACTACCCTCGCAAGTGCTTTGGCTGCATGAGGGGGATCAAAACACGGGTTATTTCCAAGATCACGCAGCTCAACGCAAAGGGATTAATCGCATTGACTCGCTGGAAAGGGCAGATGGGTAGACTTGTGTGGAACCGGAGAGGTCAAAGAGGAAATCAATAGCTTCTACCAATCTTTGTACCAGTCCCAAGAGTACGGACCCATGAATGAGTTGTTGGACTTTGTAGTTCCTAGGGTTACAGAGGCAATGAAAGAATTTCTCGAGAAAGATTACGTAGCCGAGGAAGTTAAACTGAAATGGCACTACCGAAGGCTCCTGGATTTGAATGGGTTGTCATTGGTTTTTACTAGCAACATTCGGATTTTATGGGCGATGATGTCACTCAAGCTATACTGGAGTTTTTGAATGGAGGAGAACTACATGTGGGCCTAAATGACACGGCAATTACATTGATTGGgtacggtgatgtctactacgcagccTTCTTTTcctagacttgtgttgggcctccaagcgcagagttttgtagtacaatagcaaatttccctcaagtggatgacctaaggtttatcaattcgtgggaggcgtaggatgaagatggtctctctcaaacaaccctgcaaccaaatagcaaggagtctcttgtgtccccaacacacccaatgcaatggtaaattgtataggtgcactagtttggcgaagagatggtgatacaagtgtaatatggatggtagatataggtttttgtaatctgtaaatataaaaacagcaaggtagcaagtagtaaaagtgagcgaaaacggtattgcaatgcttggaaacaaggcctagggttcatattttcactagtgcaagttctctcaacaatgataacataattagatcatatggcaatccctcaacgtgtgacaaagagtcactccaaagttcctattgcggagaacataagatgaaattgcttgtagggtacgaaaccacctcaaagttattattttcgatcaatccattgagttattcctataagtgtcacaaacagccctagacttcgtagtaaaataacaccatatgacacacaccaatcaaccctagtgtcacctagatactccaatgccaccacaagtattcgtgggtcaattatacgatatgcatcaaacaacttcagattcataatattcaatccaacataaagaacctcaatgagtgccccaagatttctaccggagaaacaaggatgaaaacgtgcatccacccctatgcacagattaccccaatgtcacctcgggaatccgcgagttgagtgccaaaacatacatcaagtgaatcaatagaacaccccattgtcatcacggatatcccacgcaagacatacatcaactgttctcaaatccataatagtattcaatctgataatagtgaaacctcgaaggtaaaactcaattcatcacaagaaggtagaggaggagaaacaccatatgattcaactatagtaacaaagcttgcggtacatcaagatcgtgcgaaatcaagaacacgagagagagcgagagagatagagagagagagatcaaacacatagctactggtacataccctaagccccgagggtgaactactccctccttgtcatggagaccgtcgggatgatgaagatggccaccggtgatggtttcccctccagcagggtgccggaacgggctcccgattggtttttcgtggctacagaggcttgcggcggcggaactcccgatctaggttttttctgggggtttctagatttataggaat
This window of the Triticum aestivum cultivar Chinese Spring chromosome 5D, IWGSC CS RefSeq v2.1, whole genome shotgun sequence genome carries:
- the LOC123124823 gene encoding pectinesterase produces the protein MSSGSAFGDFGPLTERRKAEKARQVKKRIMIAVGTIAIILIVCGIVVTLNGKQKEEKDGSSSEKGSSGKSGGGGGDDGGGDLKAVKKTITMMCKQVDYQGVCEESLTRCAKANESSPLGVLRLAVRVIGEALTEAFDRAELILTNDLLVKGAIADCKEFFGYAKEELNRTLAGMDASDSITKQGYQLSIWLSAVITHQETCIDGFPDGEFKDKVKLSFLKGKELTSNALAFIEKAATFLAGLKLPQRRLLVEEEGAAPRRAEPALGEDGIPEWVPESERRVLKGGGFKAEVKPNVVVAKDGSGQFKTINEALIAMPKKYDERYVIQLKAGVYDEYVTITSQMPNVTLTGDGSKTTIITGKKNFVDGITTFKSATFTAQGDGFMAIGVGFENTAGAAKHQAVALLVLADKSIFLNCKMDGFQDTLYAHSKAQFYRNCDISGTIDFIFGDAAAVFQNCVITLRRPLDNQQNIVAAHGRADAREATGFVLQKCQIVGEPALTAPGRPPIKNYLARPWRECSRTIFMESDLPALIDRAGYLPWNGEFGLKTLYYAEYGNTGPGADTVGRVNWVGYKKVISKDEANKFTLGNFIHPQPWIDPTGTPVKYDFFG